In Deinococcus psychrotolerans, a genomic segment contains:
- a CDS encoding CAP domain-containing protein, whose product MPSTHLWRSAAFLGLALSLAACSTLPTPRTPSSQAGASQANLPQVSSQLTPSPSKVQALGLGSSSTMVVSQTQTFTVYVGGKPAAPGQLTWTTTNAGVVSVTQGGTVTATGAGSATVRAALTASPSAFLDFPVTVNAAGAPTPTPPPTTSAYAQRVLQLTNAARSTARTCGSVSLPAVPALSLSAQLTASAQGHASDMAALNYFSHTSQDGRTFDQRVSNAGYLWGSVGENIAAGQPTPEAVVAGWLASPGHCTNLMNARFTQIGVGYAQGGSYGSYWVQDFGRPR is encoded by the coding sequence ATGCCTTCAACCCACCTCTGGCGCTCAGCGGCTTTCCTTGGATTGGCTCTCAGCTTGGCCGCCTGCAGCACGCTTCCGACTCCCCGTACTCCGAGTTCTCAAGCAGGTGCGTCTCAAGCCAATCTGCCTCAAGTCAGTAGCCAGTTGACGCCCAGCCCCAGCAAGGTGCAGGCGCTGGGCTTGGGGAGCAGCAGCACAATGGTGGTGAGCCAAACCCAGACCTTCACGGTGTACGTGGGTGGTAAGCCCGCTGCCCCCGGCCAGTTGACATGGACGACCACCAACGCGGGCGTGGTGAGCGTCACGCAAGGCGGCACCGTCACGGCCACCGGCGCGGGCAGCGCCACCGTGCGGGCCGCCCTCACCGCTTCCCCCAGCGCTTTTCTCGACTTTCCGGTGACGGTCAACGCGGCTGGTGCCCCGACGCCCACTCCACCCCCCACAACCAGCGCTTATGCCCAGCGGGTCTTGCAACTGACCAACGCCGCCCGCTCCACGGCGCGGACTTGCGGCAGCGTGAGCCTACCCGCCGTACCCGCGCTGAGCCTCAGCGCCCAGCTCACCGCCTCCGCGCAGGGCCACGCCAGCGACATGGCCGCGCTGAATTATTTCAGCCACACCAGCCAAGACGGGCGCACTTTTGATCAGCGCGTCAGCAACGCCGGCTACCTTTGGGGCAGCGTCGGTGAAAATATTGCCGCCGGGCAACCGACACCCGAAGCAGTGGTCGCCGGTTGGTTGGCTTCACCCGGCCACTGCACCAACTTGATGAACGCCCGCTTCACCCAAATCGGTGTGGGCTACGCTCAGGGCGGCAGCTACGGCTCGTACTGGGTGCAGGATTTCGGCAGACCACGCTGA
- a CDS encoding MBL fold metallo-hydrolase, with translation MPFSDAPYIPNLPKPSLGAGANLIDLDFMGVAGSIACYVFDTGDGLALVDTGPSTTLPALERGLKRLGRDLSEVRHILLTHIHFDHAGAAGHLAQRLPDAKVYVHERGAGHLSRPERLLASATQIYGDQMETLWGDMLPVPEERLVILRGGETLEFSGLPQGVKVHYTPGHAVHHLAYHAEDDLYVGDVGGIRIAIAQTPRPPTPPPDIDLEAWAASVALLRELPARRIHLTHFGSYVHTAAHWDGLLASIHTDAARVGQRLAAGEDLESITRAFTAELHTDLSAEIPGLTEKFILVCPPWMGVQGLARYFQKRAKRPMEDQA, from the coding sequence GTGCCTTTTTCTGACGCTCCTTACATCCCGAATCTGCCCAAACCCAGCCTCGGAGCAGGCGCAAACCTGATCGACCTCGACTTTATGGGCGTGGCAGGGAGCATCGCTTGTTACGTCTTCGACACGGGTGACGGCTTGGCTTTGGTGGACACCGGCCCCAGCACCACCTTGCCTGCTCTAGAGCGCGGACTTAAACGGCTGGGCAGAGACCTCAGCGAAGTGCGCCATATTTTGCTGACCCACATCCACTTCGACCACGCGGGCGCGGCGGGCCACTTGGCACAGCGCCTCCCCGACGCCAAAGTGTATGTCCATGAGCGCGGCGCGGGCCACCTCAGCCGCCCGGAGCGCTTGCTGGCCAGCGCCACCCAGATTTACGGCGATCAGATGGAAACGCTGTGGGGCGATATGCTGCCGGTTCCCGAGGAGCGCTTGGTAATTCTCAGGGGCGGCGAAACTCTGGAATTCAGCGGCCTACCGCAGGGCGTAAAGGTGCATTACACGCCGGGGCACGCCGTTCACCACCTGGCTTACCACGCCGAGGACGATTTGTATGTGGGTGACGTGGGCGGTATCCGCATCGCCATTGCCCAGACGCCGCGCCCACCCACGCCGCCACCGGACATTGATCTGGAGGCCTGGGCCGCGAGCGTCGCCCTGCTGCGCGAACTGCCCGCCCGCCGGATTCACCTGACGCACTTCGGCAGCTATGTCCACACCGCCGCGCACTGGGACGGACTGCTGGCCAGCATCCACACCGACGCGGCGCGGGTAGGTCAGCGCCTCGCGGCAGGCGAAGACCTGGAGAGCATCACGCGGGCCTTTACCGCCGAGCTGCACACCGATTTGAGCGCCGAGATCCCGGGCCTCACCGAAAAGTTCATTTTGGTCTGCCCGCCTTGGATGGGCGTGCAGGGCCTGGCGCGGTACTTCCAGAAGCGGGCGAAACGGCCGATGGAAGACCAAGCGTGA
- a CDS encoding HlyD family secretion protein, with translation MVETYRWEQPLQGSPRILIWLLTAGIAGAVGWSAFAKVSVYAVVKGTLTPRIQPLTVSIPNTGRVVGGKVQLWQKVRKGQVLFTLDLLARDAQDAKLQLEVQKNVAAQAGQGIDSAQIDLQSKQQAAKSARAIFDLGGLSRADLEAAVAAERLAESNLQRAKSQLGSAQAQLSLQERNQQVKVISPVDGQIMQLSDIHVGQAVNGGQSVLSILPEGERLIFRGKAAESDRPKLRTDSRVQIAWNGYPRQKYGVTNGLLQGVAPTSDTDAASGNVTYQVEVELPLEGGRLQLAGRSLVPGMVGEAHVLSSEKTVLGLFWDWVRGADPWS, from the coding sequence ATGGTAGAGACCTACCGCTGGGAACAGCCGTTGCAAGGCTCGCCCCGCATTTTGATCTGGCTGCTCACCGCCGGAATCGCCGGGGCTGTCGGCTGGTCGGCGTTTGCCAAAGTCAGCGTCTACGCCGTGGTCAAGGGCACGCTGACGCCGCGCATTCAGCCGCTGACGGTCAGCATTCCCAACACCGGGCGGGTCGTGGGCGGCAAAGTGCAGCTCTGGCAAAAAGTCCGCAAGGGTCAGGTGCTGTTCACGCTCGATTTGCTGGCCCGCGACGCTCAGGACGCCAAACTCCAACTCGAAGTTCAAAAAAACGTCGCCGCTCAGGCCGGTCAGGGCATTGACAGCGCCCAAATCGACCTCCAGAGCAAGCAGCAGGCCGCCAAGAGTGCCCGCGCCATTTTTGATTTGGGTGGTCTCTCGCGGGCCGATTTGGAAGCCGCCGTGGCCGCTGAGCGCTTGGCCGAATCCAATCTGCAGAGGGCCAAGTCACAGCTCGGCTCGGCGCAGGCGCAGTTGTCGCTGCAAGAGCGCAACCAGCAGGTCAAAGTCATCAGTCCGGTGGACGGGCAAATTATGCAGCTCTCGGATATTCACGTCGGTCAGGCCGTCAACGGTGGCCAGAGTGTTCTGTCGATTTTGCCGGAAGGCGAGAGATTGATCTTCCGGGGCAAAGCGGCGGAATCCGACCGGCCCAAGCTGAGAACCGATTCACGGGTGCAAATCGCCTGGAACGGCTACCCGCGCCAGAAGTACGGCGTGACCAACGGCCTGCTTCAGGGCGTCGCGCCCACCAGTGACACCGATGCGGCCAGCGGCAACGTCACCTATCAGGTGGAAGTGGAATTGCCGCTCGAAGGTGGCCGCCTGCAACTGGCGGGCCGCTCGCTGGTACCGGGGATGGTCGGCGAAGCGCATGTGCTGTCGTCCGAAAAAACCGTATTGGGCCTCTTTTGGGACTGGGTGCGCGGCGCTGATCCGTGGAGCTGA
- a CDS encoding peptidase domain-containing ABC transporter, whose amino-acid sequence MILQHWGRQEPLYRLRELAGTTQGGTNLLGLKNAALALGIEASAYSGDLEALGQIDLPAILHWEHNHYVVLFKLSERFAWLADPAQGTRRVSLAELESKWTGKMMVFRPSPSFQRGVFIGKRGLRGLFAHLQHFRGTQGVLMEVTVATLLLGLLSLVAPLLSQVVFDRVLTFREVQLLPYLLGAIFGLAALQAGFGALRSYLSNHLAMSLNYRLQIGYLDHLLRLPLKIHETRLVGDFLQRFSDLDHVREVLTSFMVGVPTSVVTLIVSAGMLFFYNVQLALVASVALILDVAYLLLVAPKLRETSRKMMKKAGELDSFMIGNLEGISALKAYRAEGWALFKGRNQVSGLMDQKWKNFSIQNNSGIIFALLGSLSSMITLWYGATQVLNLKLSVGQLVATYGLVGNAVGALSSIILNLQAMQQGAVSSDRLAEILELTPENETDGSQTQGELLPLQSALRISNLSFAYMPQRPLLKEVSFSLPKGSYVALLGSNGSGKSTLCNLLSGMLTPVSGEMFWDDLPLSEYPPSAVRARIAYQRQEVPIFLTTVQDNLCMGRTVPDQQLSDVVSALGLSQVIRRLPEGMNTMLGGDSPHRLSSGERQMFGLARALLSDADVLILDEPTATLDMEREARVVNLLTHLKGYKTILVITHRPALIGPADHVLELHDGVLSPSSSTLAVMNALFAGDSAW is encoded by the coding sequence ATGATTCTTCAGCACTGGGGCCGTCAAGAGCCGCTTTACCGCCTGCGCGAGTTGGCGGGTACCACACAGGGCGGAACCAACTTGCTGGGCCTCAAAAACGCCGCACTGGCGCTGGGCATCGAAGCCTCGGCCTACAGCGGCGACCTCGAAGCGCTGGGGCAAATTGATCTGCCCGCCATTTTGCACTGGGAACACAACCATTACGTGGTGCTGTTTAAGCTGAGCGAGCGCTTTGCTTGGTTGGCCGATCCGGCGCAGGGCACCCGGCGCGTCAGCCTCGCCGAACTTGAGAGCAAGTGGACCGGCAAAATGATGGTGTTCCGGCCCAGCCCCAGCTTTCAGCGCGGTGTTTTCATCGGCAAGCGCGGCCTGCGCGGTCTTTTTGCCCACTTGCAGCACTTCAGAGGCACACAGGGCGTCTTGATGGAAGTCACGGTGGCGACTTTGCTGCTGGGCCTGCTCAGCTTGGTCGCGCCGCTGCTCTCGCAAGTGGTGTTTGACCGGGTACTGACCTTTCGCGAAGTGCAACTTCTCCCCTATTTGCTGGGCGCGATCTTCGGCCTAGCCGCCCTGCAAGCCGGATTCGGAGCGCTGCGCTCGTACTTGTCCAACCACTTGGCCATGAGCCTGAATTACCGCCTGCAAATCGGCTACCTCGACCACTTGCTGCGCTTGCCGCTCAAAATTCACGAAACGCGCCTCGTCGGCGACTTTTTGCAGCGCTTCAGCGACCTCGACCACGTCCGCGAGGTGCTGACCAGCTTTATGGTGGGCGTGCCGACCTCGGTCGTGACCTTGATCGTCAGCGCCGGAATGCTGTTTTTCTACAACGTTCAGTTGGCTTTGGTCGCTTCGGTGGCGCTGATTCTTGACGTGGCGTACCTGCTGCTGGTGGCTCCCAAGTTACGCGAAACCAGCCGCAAGATGATGAAAAAAGCTGGCGAACTCGACAGCTTCATGATCGGTAACCTTGAAGGGATCTCGGCGCTCAAGGCGTACCGCGCCGAAGGCTGGGCCCTGTTCAAAGGCCGCAACCAAGTTTCGGGCCTGATGGATCAAAAGTGGAAGAACTTTTCAATTCAAAACAACAGCGGCATCATCTTCGCGTTGCTGGGCAGCTTGTCGAGCATGATTACGCTGTGGTACGGCGCGACTCAGGTGCTCAATCTCAAGCTCTCGGTGGGGCAATTAGTGGCGACCTACGGCTTGGTGGGCAACGCGGTGGGCGCACTCTCCAGCATCATTCTCAACTTGCAGGCCATGCAGCAGGGCGCGGTGTCGTCTGACCGTTTGGCCGAGATTCTGGAACTCACCCCCGAAAATGAAACCGACGGCAGCCAAACCCAAGGCGAGCTGTTGCCGCTGCAAAGCGCTCTGCGGATCAGCAATCTCAGCTTCGCGTATATGCCGCAGCGCCCGCTGCTCAAAGAAGTCAGCTTCAGCTTGCCCAAAGGCAGTTATGTAGCGCTCCTCGGCAGCAACGGCTCAGGCAAAAGCACGCTGTGCAACTTGCTCAGCGGCATGCTCACCCCCGTCAGCGGCGAGATGTTCTGGGACGATTTGCCGCTGAGCGAGTACCCCCCCAGCGCCGTGCGTGCCCGCATCGCTTATCAGCGCCAAGAAGTGCCGATCTTCCTCACCACCGTGCAGGACAATTTGTGCATGGGCCGCACCGTGCCCGACCAGCAACTCAGTGACGTGGTCAGTGCGCTGGGCTTATCACAGGTCATCCGCCGCTTGCCCGAGGGCATGAACACCATGCTGGGCGGCGACAGCCCGCACCGCTTGTCGAGCGGCGAGCGCCAGATGTTCGGCTTAGCGCGGGCACTGCTCTCCGACGCGGACGTGCTGATTCTCGACGAACCCACTGCCACGCTGGATATGGAGCGTGAAGCGCGGGTGGTCAATTTGCTGACCCACCTCAAAGGCTACAAAACCATTTTGGTCATCACCCACCGCCCCGCGCTGATCGGCCCAGCCGACCACGTCCTGGAGCTGCACGACGGCGTGCTGAGTCCTTCCAGCTCGACGTTGGCCGTGATGAACGCGCTGTTTGCCGGAGACAGCGCATGGTGA
- the secG gene encoding preprotein translocase subunit SecG has protein sequence MTALLSIFIALFALICIGLVFFVLLQVPKQAGLSASLASGGDLFGGRGVEGGLIRITSILGGFFMLLALLISILSH, from the coding sequence ATGACTGCATTGCTCTCCATTTTTATTGCCCTGTTCGCACTGATCTGCATCGGCCTCGTTTTCTTTGTGCTGCTGCAAGTGCCCAAGCAAGCCGGTTTGTCGGCCAGTCTCGCCTCGGGCGGCGATTTGTTCGGCGGACGCGGTGTAGAAGGTGGTTTGATCCGCATTACCAGCATCTTGGGCGGCTTTTTCATGCTGCTGGCGCTCTTGATCTCCATCTTGTCGCACTGA
- the purD gene encoding phosphoribosylamine--glycine ligase, protein MNVLVIGGGGREHAIVEALCRAPSVSSVLCMPGNPGVAALARCVAGEPTPEAVSALAQQEQVDLVIVGPEAPLAAGVIDALQAAGIAAFGPTQAAAKLEGDKAWSKAFMLRHSIPTAQHRSFAELPQALEYAAAQPLPTVIKDAGLRAGKGVTIARSHAEARAALMSIFEVPDAQAVIEEFMTGQEVTVLAFCDGVRAVMMPPSQDHKTIFEDDLGPMTGGMGVICPFPISETDLNRVQSEILDAALLGMAEEGRPYIGVLYAGLMLTEGGPKVVEFNARFGDPEAEAVLPLLRGDLAQIALACTRGELSAEQVTFGSDASAVIILAAPNYPGEPEKGIALSLPTPSEGEHLFQASTAMRGGQLVSSGGRVLAAQACAPTLNAALGKAYRLAQAAAFEGAQLRRDIGARIGAKPDTLSE, encoded by the coding sequence GTGAATGTTCTTGTCATCGGCGGCGGCGGGCGCGAACACGCCATCGTGGAAGCGCTTTGCCGCGCACCCAGCGTCAGCAGCGTGCTGTGTATGCCGGGCAATCCGGGCGTCGCGGCGCTGGCCCGCTGCGTAGCGGGTGAGCCGACGCCGGAAGCTGTCAGCGCCCTCGCGCAGCAAGAACAGGTGGACTTGGTGATCGTCGGCCCCGAAGCGCCACTGGCCGCTGGCGTAATAGACGCGCTGCAAGCTGCTGGAATCGCAGCTTTTGGCCCCACCCAGGCCGCCGCCAAGCTGGAAGGTGACAAAGCGTGGAGCAAGGCCTTTATGCTGCGCCACAGCATTCCCACCGCCCAGCACCGCAGTTTTGCCGAGTTGCCGCAGGCGCTGGAGTACGCCGCCGCCCAGCCGCTGCCCACCGTCATCAAAGACGCGGGCCTGCGGGCAGGCAAAGGTGTCACGATTGCCCGCAGCCACGCCGAAGCCCGAGCCGCGCTGATGTCTATTTTTGAAGTACCGGACGCGCAGGCGGTCATCGAAGAATTCATGACCGGCCAAGAAGTCACGGTGCTGGCTTTTTGCGACGGCGTGCGGGCGGTGATGATGCCGCCCTCGCAAGACCACAAAACCATCTTTGAAGATGATCTTGGCCCGATGACCGGCGGTATGGGCGTGATCTGCCCGTTTCCCATCTCGGAGACGGATCTCAACCGCGTGCAAAGCGAAATTCTGGACGCGGCGCTGCTGGGCATGGCGGAAGAAGGTCGGCCCTACATCGGCGTGCTGTACGCGGGCCTGATGCTGACCGAGGGCGGCCCCAAGGTGGTCGAATTCAATGCCCGCTTCGGCGACCCCGAAGCCGAGGCCGTTTTGCCGCTGCTGCGCGGCGACCTCGCCCAGATCGCGCTGGCCTGCACGCGGGGCGAGCTGAGCGCCGAGCAGGTGACCTTTGGCTCAGATGCCAGCGCCGTGATCATCTTGGCCGCGCCGAACTATCCCGGCGAGCCGGAAAAAGGCATCGCGCTGAGCTTGCCCACTCCCTCTGAGGGCGAGCACCTCTTTCAAGCGAGTACGGCTATGCGGGGTGGGCAACTCGTCAGCAGCGGTGGGCGGGTGCTGGCCGCCCAAGCCTGTGCGCCGACGCTGAATGCCGCGCTGGGCAAAGCCTACCGCTTGGCTCAGGCGGCGGCCTTTGAAGGCGCTCAGCTGCGGCGCGATATCGGTGCCCGCATCGGAGCCAAGCCCGACACGCTCTCCGAATAA
- a CDS encoding hemolysin family protein: MNDWFGVGILFLLVLLNGFFVAVEYALVSVRHTRIDQLAEAGSGAARTVQRVLAHLDQYIAAVQLGVSMMSLLIGFIAEPAIEHLSHPLFTAIGVPDAWLTPFSFGLAFILSTTLHIVFGELVPKSAALQRSERFAMLLAPPLVAFTAVFKPVIFVLNAFGRGVLRLFGFQPVAGHHTSYSEEEIRMIVSASSREGVLEEDERELVYNVFDLSDTVVRSVLTPRGDMVVADGSAPIRRLLELSTEHGYSRVPVYQDTPDNIVGVAHTSDVLQHLEELDQMTVAQLMRPTFYVPESMSIKDLLTKMRQRKSHLAIVVDEFGGTSGLVTLEDALEEIVGEIYDETDEEEVSPVVEISEGVYMMDASLTVDQAEAFLGDALEDEEGEFETLAGFVTNHFGDIPEIGAEFVHEGWTFRVEEADERRVSKVLVSKFIESGDEESSKPEESHESAPKSDASPAQKAASQ, translated from the coding sequence ATGAACGATTGGTTTGGGGTTGGAATCCTCTTTTTGTTGGTGCTGCTCAACGGCTTTTTTGTGGCGGTGGAATACGCTTTGGTCAGCGTCCGCCACACCCGCATCGACCAACTCGCCGAGGCAGGTTCGGGAGCGGCCCGCACCGTGCAGCGGGTACTGGCCCACCTCGATCAGTACATCGCGGCGGTGCAGCTCGGCGTCAGCATGATGAGTCTGCTGATCGGCTTTATCGCCGAACCGGCTATCGAACACCTCTCGCACCCGCTGTTTACCGCCATCGGCGTGCCAGACGCTTGGCTGACGCCGTTTTCGTTCGGGCTGGCCTTTATCTTGTCCACCACGCTGCACATCGTCTTCGGCGAACTGGTGCCCAAGTCGGCGGCCTTGCAGCGCAGCGAGCGCTTTGCCATGCTGCTCGCTCCCCCGTTGGTGGCCTTTACCGCTGTATTCAAGCCGGTGATTTTCGTGCTGAACGCGTTCGGGCGCGGGGTGCTGCGGCTGTTCGGCTTCCAACCGGTGGCCGGGCACCACACCAGTTACTCGGAAGAAGAAATCCGCATGATCGTCTCGGCCAGCTCCAGAGAAGGCGTGCTGGAAGAGGACGAGCGCGAACTGGTCTACAACGTCTTCGATCTGTCGGATACGGTGGTTCGCAGCGTGCTGACGCCGCGCGGCGATATGGTGGTGGCCGACGGCTCCGCTCCGATTCGGCGGCTGCTCGAACTCAGCACCGAACACGGCTACTCGCGGGTGCCGGTTTATCAAGACACCCCCGACAACATCGTGGGCGTGGCGCACACCAGCGACGTGCTCCAGCACCTCGAAGAACTCGATCAGATGACGGTGGCCCAGCTGATGCGCCCCACCTTTTACGTGCCTGAAAGCATGAGTATCAAAGACCTGCTGACCAAGATGCGCCAGCGCAAATCTCACCTCGCCATCGTGGTGGACGAGTTCGGCGGCACCTCGGGACTGGTCACGCTGGAAGACGCCTTAGAAGAAATTGTCGGCGAAATCTATGACGAAACCGACGAGGAAGAAGTATCACCCGTGGTCGAAATCTCTGAAGGCGTGTATATGATGGACGCCTCGTTGACGGTAGACCAAGCTGAAGCCTTCCTCGGCGACGCCCTCGAGGACGAAGAAGGCGAGTTTGAAACGCTGGCAGGCTTTGTGACCAACCACTTCGGCGACATTCCCGAAATTGGAGCGGAGTTCGTCCACGAAGGCTGGACGTTCCGTGTGGAAGAAGCCGACGAGCGCCGCGTGTCTAAAGTCTTAGTGTCCAAATTTATAGAAAGCGGCGATGAGGAATCAAGCAAACCGGAGGAAAGTCATGAGTCAGCCCCCAAATCAGACGCCAGTCCAGCCCAAAAAGCCGCTTCCCAATAA
- the cdd gene encoding cytidine deaminase, with amino-acid sequence MSQPPNQTPVQPKKPLPNKEQPSSELLSAARAAFTNAYAPYSHFKVGAAMRTSGGQIYAGANVENASYGLSRCAEQSAVQAMASAGERGFDELVVYSDASPPASPCGACRQILFEFSPKAQVFCVNTQGDMLAYTVADFLPHAFELERS; translated from the coding sequence ATGAGTCAGCCCCCAAATCAGACGCCAGTCCAGCCCAAAAAGCCGCTTCCCAATAAGGAGCAACCCAGTAGTGAGCTGCTCAGCGCTGCTAGAGCCGCCTTCACAAATGCTTATGCGCCTTACAGTCACTTCAAGGTGGGCGCGGCCATGCGGACTTCCGGCGGGCAAATCTACGCTGGAGCCAATGTCGAAAACGCCAGCTACGGCCTGAGCCGCTGCGCCGAGCAGTCGGCTGTTCAGGCGATGGCCAGCGCGGGTGAGCGCGGCTTTGACGAGTTGGTGGTGTACTCCGACGCCTCGCCGCCAGCCAGCCCGTGCGGCGCTTGCCGCCAGATTTTGTTCGAATTCAGCCCGAAGGCTCAGGTCTTTTGCGTCAACACTCAGGGTGACATGTTGGCCTACACCGTGGCCGACTTTTTGCCGCACGCTTTTGAACTGGAACGCAGCTAA
- a CDS encoding ABC transporter substrate-binding protein → MKKFLMFAALTLGAASAAPFVYPAAWFADPASQAKSGGEVRGTTLSDYKTLNPFTSAEANSLPQLMGDLTAGLFQQDPTSGDFIPFMAAAMPTVSNGGKRFTVKLRPDMKFSDGQPITADDWVTTYKIDVDDKVGSNARDSFFLNEKPITVKKIDATTLQFDFPAVSASAYSIMSYAPWPDHVFGPVYAKSGAEGIKAMWGISADPKTIVSPGAWVITSYQPGQRVVLKKNTYYGQWVHDSAGKPLPYLDTYSIRIVKDLNADLAAYLSGQTDVYAPTKADDLAQIKKAIDGGNLKSVLVPNVSPNSTSSWIVFNWNKSDDLFKQKIFREAKFRQAMSHIANREGMIQLALGGLGTPVYTSTYPVFKNYQFADTPKFEYNLAAASKLLSDIGFKKKNAAGYLVDASGKELSFTLATNSGNTVREQLGSIFRDEAKKVGVKVNFTPIDFNNLVDQLTSKGANRPFDAILLGLSGGTNIWPYGNNVVPCGTNLHSYNAPANGACLTPQETLMTKLYYQGDQTLDVAARQKIGQQLSKVEGQLQPVIYLVGTNFHVTYTNRLGGEFKRNLWDAYYGTRPGVFVTTYIK, encoded by the coding sequence ATGAAGAAATTTCTGATGTTTGCCGCACTCACCTTAGGTGCTGCCAGCGCTGCCCCGTTTGTTTATCCCGCTGCTTGGTTCGCCGACCCGGCCTCACAGGCCAAGTCGGGCGGCGAGGTAAGAGGGACCACCCTCAGCGACTACAAAACGCTTAACCCGTTTACTTCCGCTGAAGCGAACAGCCTGCCCCAACTCATGGGCGATCTCACTGCGGGCCTCTTTCAGCAAGACCCCACCAGCGGCGACTTCATTCCCTTTATGGCCGCCGCCATGCCGACGGTCAGCAACGGTGGCAAGCGCTTTACGGTCAAGCTGCGGCCCGACATGAAATTCAGCGACGGTCAGCCGATCACCGCCGACGACTGGGTAACGACTTACAAGATCGACGTTGACGACAAAGTGGGCAGCAACGCCCGCGACAGCTTTTTCCTCAACGAAAAGCCAATCACCGTCAAGAAGATCGACGCCACCACCTTGCAGTTTGATTTCCCAGCGGTGAGCGCCAGCGCTTACTCGATCATGAGCTACGCGCCCTGGCCCGACCACGTATTTGGGCCGGTCTACGCCAAGAGCGGCGCGGAAGGCATCAAGGCGATGTGGGGGATCAGCGCCGATCCCAAAACGATCGTCTCGCCGGGGGCCTGGGTCATCACCAGCTATCAGCCGGGCCAGCGGGTCGTGCTGAAGAAAAATACTTATTACGGCCAGTGGGTTCATGACAGCGCCGGGAAGCCCCTTCCGTATCTCGATACGTACAGCATCCGCATCGTCAAGGACTTGAATGCCGATCTGGCGGCTTACCTGTCGGGACAGACCGACGTCTACGCTCCCACCAAGGCCGACGACCTCGCGCAGATCAAGAAGGCCATCGACGGCGGCAACCTCAAGTCGGTACTGGTGCCCAATGTCAGCCCCAACTCGACCAGTTCTTGGATTGTCTTTAACTGGAACAAGTCGGATGATCTCTTCAAGCAAAAAATCTTCCGCGAAGCCAAGTTCAGGCAGGCCATGAGCCACATCGCCAACCGTGAGGGCATGATTCAACTGGCGCTGGGCGGCCTCGGTACTCCGGTGTATACCAGCACCTATCCGGTGTTCAAGAATTACCAATTCGCCGATACGCCCAAGTTCGAGTACAACCTGGCGGCGGCCAGCAAGCTGCTCTCGGACATCGGCTTCAAGAAGAAAAACGCGGCCGGCTACTTGGTGGACGCCAGCGGCAAGGAATTGTCCTTTACCCTCGCCACCAACTCCGGTAACACGGTGCGCGAGCAGCTCGGCAGCATCTTCCGCGACGAAGCTAAGAAGGTGGGCGTCAAGGTCAACTTCACGCCGATTGATTTTAACAACTTGGTTGATCAGCTCACCTCCAAGGGTGCCAACCGCCCCTTCGACGCCATCTTGCTGGGTCTGTCGGGCGGCACCAACATCTGGCCCTACGGCAACAATGTCGTGCCCTGCGGCACCAATTTGCACTCGTACAATGCTCCTGCCAACGGAGCTTGCCTGACGCCGCAGGAAACCTTGATGACCAAGCTGTACTACCAAGGCGACCAGACCTTGGACGTGGCAGCCCGCCAGAAGATCGGCCAGCAGCTCTCCAAAGTCGAAGGCCAGTTACAGCCAGTGATCTACTTGGTTGGCACCAACTTCCACGTCACTTACACCAACCGCCTGGGCGGTGAGTTCAAGCGCAACCTGTGGGACGCTTACTACGGCACACGCCCTGGTGTGTTTGTCACCACCTACATCAAGTAA
- a CDS encoding RNHCP domain-containing protein, giving the protein MTRRFTVSGTNTAFVCAHCGLSVLPLSNGSVRNHCPACLHSLHLDVFPGDRAANCGGLLEPVEVEQHPKKGWMIAYRCQKCGHTGRNKAALDDPNQPDDFEALLAVSARQRD; this is encoded by the coding sequence ATGACCCGCCGCTTCACCGTCTCCGGCACCAACACCGCTTTTGTCTGCGCCCACTGCGGCCTGTCGGTTTTGCCGCTGAGCAACGGCTCGGTGCGCAACCACTGCCCAGCCTGCCTCCACAGCCTGCACCTCGACGTCTTTCCGGGAGACCGGGCGGCCAATTGCGGGGGTTTATTAGAGCCGGTCGAAGTTGAGCAGCACCCCAAAAAAGGCTGGATGATCGCTTACCGCTGTCAGAAGTGCGGCCACACCGGGCGCAACAAAGCCGCCCTTGACGACCCCAACCAGCCCGACGACTTTGAAGCGTTGCTGGCGGTGTCAGCCCGTCAGCGCGACTAA